ACTCCTCGCCGGCCACAATGAGTATCCTGGACATACGATCATCTCCGCGGCCGCCGTTTGCCGCAACCGACGGCCCACGCGAAACAGGCGGGAACCGTCCGCCCGGCGGCGTACCCGTGTAGGCGCGCGCGCCGGTCAGCGCAATTTCCCCAGGTCGATCGGCGGCGACGTCCGCTGCTCCTCGATCGCGGCCTTGTAGAGCGGGTTCTCCCGGCAGAGCCGGGTGATCTCCGAGGCGACCCGGAGCGCCTGCCGCCCCTGCTCCCCGGGGACAAGCGGCTCCCGCGAGGCGCGCACGCAGTCGAGGAACGACACGATCTCGAGCTTGAGCGGCTCGTCTTTCTCGAGCGGCAGCTTCTCCCGGACGATGCCCCCGCCGTCCTTCCGGTAGATCATCCCCTCCTGGTTCTGGTAGTCCAGGGAGAGGTAGGCGTTGCTCTGGAACACCCTGATCTTGCGCACCTTCTCGAAGCTGATCCGGCTCGCGGTGACGTTGGCGATGCAGCCGTTCTCAAACCGGAGGCGGGCATTGGCGATATCCTCGCTCCGGCTCAGCACGGGGATTCCGACCGCCTGGATCTCCACCAGCGGCGACGCCACGATGGTGAGGATGATGTCGATATCGTGGATCATCAGGTCGAGCACCACCCCGACCTCCGTCCCCTCGTGCTTGTACGGGGAGAGGCGGTGGACCTCGATGAACCCGACCCGCGTGAGTATCTTCCGCAGGGCGACGATGGCGGGGTTGAAGCGCTCGATGTGCCCGATCTGGAGCACCAGGTTCCTCGAGTGGGCGGCGTCGATGATCTCGTTCGCCTCCTGCATGTCCAGGGCGATCGGCTTCTCCAGGAGCACGTGCGCGCCGAGCTTGAGCGCCTCGATCGACACCGGGCGGTGCGCCTGCGTCGGGACCACCACGCTCACCGCGTCCAGCGTCCCGGGGATCTCGCCGAGGCTCCGGTACGGGGTCGTGCCGAACTTTCGGGCGATCTTGTACGCCGCCCGGTCGTCGATATCCACCACCCCGACGAGCTCCACGCCCGGCAGACCGGCGTAGATCCGGGCATGGTGCCTTCCGAGGTTGCCCACCCCCACCACCGCCACGCGCATCCTCTCCATTAACCTCTCCTGTCGCTTCCCGGGTCGCCGTCCCGCCTCTTCGGGCCCGCTCCGGGCGCACGCGCCCGCGCGCCCCTTCCTATATCCCCACCACCGCCATCCCGGCCGCGTCGGCTTTCCGCAACACCTCCCCGCGATCCAGGATGATGGTGCGCCCGGCCTCCAGCGCGAGCGCGGCCGCCCGCGCGTCGAGGAGGAGCCTGATCGTCGTCTCCCCCACCACGGGCACGTCGAAGCGCATATCCTGTCTCGGACGGCTCACCTTCACCGCCACCATCCCCTCGGGGCAGAGGGCGGCGGCGCGCCGCAGCGTCTCGTCGGTCCCCTCCATCGCCTCGACGGCGACGACCGCCTTCTTCCTGACCACCACCGTCTGGCCTATGTCGAGCCGCGCCAGCTCGCGGGCGAGGGGGGAGCCGAACGCGATCTCATCCAGAACCGCCTTCCCCGGCGCGGCGCGGGTCATGACCCCCTTCCCCGCGACGCACGAGGAGAGGTAGGTCGTCGAGTCGAGAAGCGTGACACCCTCCTTCTCCAGCTCCCCCGCGATCGCCTTCAGGACCGTGCCCGGGCGCCGATCCGGCACGCGGGCCGCGAGGGCGAGCATCCGGAGGTCGAGCGCACGGACGCTGATGACCGACTTCGGCTCGAGTCCCCCCACCATCACCGCCTCGCGCACCCCGGCGCCGCGGAAGGCGCGCAGCAGCTTCCCCAGCTGGCCCAGGCCGACCCAGTGGATCTCGTCGACCAGTTCCTCAAATTCCGGCGAGGTCTGGCCCGGGAAGGCCACGGCCACGAGACGCTCCACCCCCTTGTGGCGGGCCTCCCGCGCCGTGGCGAACGGGAGGCCCCCGCATCCGGCGATGATGCCCAGCGTCTTCATCCGGAATGGTCTCCGCCGCGGCGACGCGGCGCCCCCCGTGGCCGTCAACGGGCGATGCCGCGCGAGGAGCTCTCGATGAACCCGACGATCGATCCGACGTACGCCGAGGCCGGGTACTCCGACCTCAGGCTGGCGACCGCCTGGGTCACGTTGAGGGAGGAGTGAAAGAGCGTCTTGTGCGCCGCCTTGATCTCGGCGACCGCCTTGCGGGGGAGGTTCCTCCTCCTGAGCCCCTCCAGGTTCACGCCGCAGACGCGCGCGGGATGCCCGTCGGCCATCATGTACGGGGGGATATCCTGCACCACCTTCGAGCAGCCCCCGATGATCGCCATCGTCCCGACCCTGCAGAACTGGTGGATGCCGACGAGCCCCCCGATGATCGCCGCGTTCTCGACGCGGATGTGGCCGGCGAGGGTCGCGGCGTTGGCGAGGATGCAGTCGTCGCCGATCTCGCAGTCGTGCGCGACATGGCAGTAGACCATGAACAGGTTGCGGCTGCCGACGACGGTCTCGGAGCGCCCCGTCACCGTGCCGATCTGCATCGTCACGAACTCCCGGATCGTGTTATCGTCCCCGATGACGAGGCGCGTCTCCTCCCCCCGATACTTGAGATCCTGGTTTACCTCTCCGATCGAGGCGAACTGGAATATCCGGTTCCGCGCGCCGATGCGCGTCCGCCCGGTGATCACCGTGTGCGGCCCGACCGTCGTGCCGCAGCCGATGCGCACATGCTCCCCGACGATGCTGTAGGCGCCGATCTCGACGCCCTCCGCCAGCTCCGCCTTCGGGTGTACGACCGCCGTAGGGTGGATCCTCGCCATCGGCTTCCCCGCCTGTTGCGTGCCTAGATAAAGCTGAACGTCAGCTCCGCCTCCGCGGCGACCTTCCCGTCCACCCGGGCGATGCCCCGCACCCTGCCGGTCTTGGTCTTCCAGCGGATGACCTCCACCTCGAGGCGAAGCTGGTCGCCGGGGATCACCGGTTTCCGGAACTTCGCGTTCTCGATCCCCATGAAGAAGGCGAGCTTGCCGAGGTTCTCCTGGGTGCCGAGCATCAGAACCCCGGCGGTCTGCGCGAGCGCCTCAATGATGAGGACGCCGGGCATCACCGGCCGCTGCGGGAAGTGCCCGGTGAAGAACGGCTCGTTCGCGGTGACGTTCTTTATCCCCACGATCCTCTCCCTCCCGCTGACCTCCACGATCCGGTCCACCAGCAGGAAGGGGAATCGGTGGGGGAGGATGCGCCTGATCTCCTGGATGTCCATCACGGTTCCCTCCTGTGCATGCGTTCGAACGGGCGCCTTGCCGCGAACGGCGAGCGCCGCGAGCTTGCGGGCGACCTCCACGTTCAGTTCGTGCCCCGAGCGCATCGCGATCACGTGGGCGCGCAGGTGCGTGCCCACGAGGCACAGGTCGCCGATGATATCCAGGACCTTGTGGCGGGCAAACTCGTCGGGGAACCGGAGCCGCTCCTTGCTGTAGATCACCCCGTCGCCGATCACCACGGCGCACTCGAGGCTCCCGCCCTTGATCAGCCCCTGGGAGACCAGGTACTCGATCTCGTGGTAGAAGCAGAAGGTGCGCCCCGGCGCGATCTCGCGCTCGAACGTCTCCTCGTTCAACAAGAAGCTCACGAACTGGGCGGGGAGCGTCGGGTGCCTGAAATCCATCGTGTAGGAGATCCTGAACTCGGGGGCGGGTATGACGGCGATGGCGGCGTTGTCCTTGGCCACCCAGACCGGCTCGGAGAGGACGAGCTCCCGCCGCGGGGCGTCCTGCTCCTCGATCCCGGCCGATCTGATCATCCGCACGTACGCCACGGCGCTCCCGTCGCCCACGGGGGGCTCGTTGGCGTCGAGTTCGACGACCACGTTGTCGAGCCCGCAGCCGCGGATCGCCGCGAGGACGTGCTCCACCGTGTGGACCTCCGCCCCGTCGAGGGAGATCGTCGTGCCGCGGCGGACGTCGGAGACGTTGCAGGCGAGCGCGGGGACCGCGGGCGCGCCGGGGAGGTCCGTGCGCACGAACCGCACGCCGGTGTCCGGGGGGGCGGGCGTGAAGACCAGGCGGGTCTTGCTGCCCGTGTGCACCCCGACGCCCGTCAGGCAGACGGGGGTCTTAATCGTGCGCTGGTTCGGCATCGTTCCGCCCGGGCCTCCCGCCCTTTTCGAGACGCTGTTCGATCCGGCGGACCTTCCGGATAAGCTGCGGCAGGCGCAGGAGCGCGGCGTGCACCTTCTTGAACCCCTTCCCCTCCATCGCCGGGATGCCGATGTAGAACGAGTTCGGGGGCACGTTCTTGGAGACGCCGCCCTTGGCGCCGATGATCGTGTTGTCGCCGATCGTCACGTGCCCGACGACGCCGACCTGCCCGGCCAGGATCACGTTCCTCCCGACCGTGGTGCTCCCCGAGATCCCCACCTGCGCCACGATGATCGAGTTCTCCCCAATGTCGCAGTTGTGGGCGATCTGGACGAGGTTGTCGATCTTCGTCCCCTTCCGGATGATCGTCTTCTCGAAGCGGGCGCGGTCGATCGTCACGTTCGAGCCGATCTCCACGTCGTCCTCGATCTCCACGGTGCCGATCTGGGGGATCTTCTGGTGGACCCCCTTGACCGCGACGTAGCCGAAGCCGTCGCTCCCGATCACGCTGCCGCTGTGGATGCTCACCCGCCGGCCGACGACGCAGCGCTCCCGGATGATGACGTTCGGGTAGATGTGGCAATCCTCGCCGATGGAGGTTTCGTGGCCGATGTAGACGCCGCTCCGGATGACGGTGCGGTCGCCGATGACGGCCCCGTCCTCCACCACCGCGAACGGACCGATTGAGACATCCGCGCCGAGCACCGCCTTCTTCCCGACCGCGGCCCGCGCGTCGACCCCCTTCGGGAACTCGGGCTTCTTCGGGCCGAAGAGCTCGATCAGTTTCGAGAAGGCGAACGACGGGTTGTCGACCCGGACCAGGGCGCACGCCGAGGCGACCTTGAGCCCTTTCTGGACCACCACCGCCGCGGCCCGCGTCGTCTCGAGCAGCGGCGCGTATTTCGGATTGGCGAGGAAGGTGAGATGCCCCTCCCGCGCCTCCTTGATCCCCGATGCGCCGGTGATCACGGCTTTCGGGTCCCCCTCTATCTCCCCGCCGATCAGGGAGGCGATCTCCTTCAATGTGATCTTCATGGTGCACCCCTCGTTGACGCCGCTTGTTGCCCGCTATCTCCTCGCGTCGGCGTACTTCTTGTTGAGCGCCTTGACGATCCCCTCGGTGAGATCCAGCGCATCGGCGCGGTACCCGATCTCCTCGGCGGTGAAGGAGAGGATCAGGGCGTACCCGTCCGCCCTCCCGATTTCGGCCAGCGCGGCGCGTATGTCGCCGAGGATCTCCTCCTGGAGGCGCGCCTGCTTCTGCACCGCCTCGCGCTTCACCTTCTCCTCGAACTGATAGAGCGCCTTGACCTTCTCGTCAACGACCGCCTCCTTCTTCTTTTTCGGCTCATCGCGCAGGAGATCCGCCTCGTCCTTCAGCGCGTTGATCTCCTCCACCATCGTCTTCCGCGCGGCGATCTTCTCCTTGCGCTCCTGCTGGAGCTTCTCGTTCAGATCGAGGGTCTTCTGGTACTTCTCGAACACCCGCTCCACCTCGATGTAGCCGATCTTGACGCCGGCGGCCCCCGCCACGGCCGCCGCGCACGCACACCCCGCCGCGAGCAGCGCCGCGGCAGCCCGTCTTGGCCTCACGCCCATCCCGGTCTCCCCCCTAGAAGATCGTCCCCACGTTGAAGCTGAACGCGCCGTTCTCCCCCTCGGTCCAATCGTCGGTGATGATCGGGATGCCGTAGTCGAGCTTGATCGGGCCGACGGGGAGGTTC
This is a stretch of genomic DNA from Chlamydiota bacterium. It encodes these proteins:
- a CDS encoding Gfo/Idh/MocA family oxidoreductase, encoding MERMRVAVVGVGNLGRHHARIYAGLPGVELVGVVDIDDRAAYKIARKFGTTPYRSLGEIPGTLDAVSVVVPTQAHRPVSIEALKLGAHVLLEKPIALDMQEANEIIDAAHSRNLVLQIGHIERFNPAIVALRKILTRVGFIEVHRLSPYKHEGTEVGVVLDLMIHDIDIILTIVASPLVEIQAVGIPVLSRSEDIANARLRFENGCIANVTASRISFEKVRKIRVFQSNAYLSLDYQNQEGMIYRKDGGGIVREKLPLEKDEPLKLEIVSFLDCVRASREPLVPGEQGRQALRVASEITRLCRENPLYKAAIEEQRTSPPIDLGKLR
- a CDS encoding OmpH family outer membrane protein, with amino-acid sequence MGVRPRRAAAALLAAGCACAAAVAGAAGVKIGYIEVERVFEKYQKTLDLNEKLQQERKEKIAARKTMVEEINALKDEADLLRDEPKKKKEAVVDEKVKALYQFEEKVKREAVQKQARLQEEILGDIRAALAEIGRADGYALILSFTAEEIGYRADALDLTEGIVKALNKKYADARR
- the lpxD gene encoding UDP-3-O-(3-hydroxymyristoyl)glucosamine N-acyltransferase, with protein sequence MKITLKEIASLIGGEIEGDPKAVITGASGIKEAREGHLTFLANPKYAPLLETTRAAAVVVQKGLKVASACALVRVDNPSFAFSKLIELFGPKKPEFPKGVDARAAVGKKAVLGADVSIGPFAVVEDGAVIGDRTVIRSGVYIGHETSIGEDCHIYPNVIIRERCVVGRRVSIHSGSVIGSDGFGYVAVKGVHQKIPQIGTVEIEDDVEIGSNVTIDRARFEKTIIRKGTKIDNLVQIAHNCDIGENSIIVAQVGISGSTTVGRNVILAGQVGVVGHVTIGDNTIIGAKGGVSKNVPPNSFYIGIPAMEGKGFKKVHAALLRLPQLIRKVRRIEQRLEKGGRPGRNDAEPAHD
- a CDS encoding LpxI family protein encodes the protein MKTLGIIAGCGGLPFATAREARHKGVERLVAVAFPGQTSPEFEELVDEIHWVGLGQLGKLLRAFRGAGVREAVMVGGLEPKSVISVRALDLRMLALAARVPDRRPGTVLKAIAGELEKEGVTLLDSTTYLSSCVAGKGVMTRAAPGKAVLDEIAFGSPLARELARLDIGQTVVVRKKAVVAVEAMEGTDETLRRAAALCPEGMVAVKVSRPRQDMRFDVPVVGETTIRLLLDARAAALALEAGRTIILDRGEVLRKADAAGMAVVGI
- a CDS encoding bifunctional UDP-3-O-[3-hydroxymyristoyl] N-acetylglucosamine deacetylase/3-hydroxyacyl-ACP dehydratase; this translates as MPNQRTIKTPVCLTGVGVHTGSKTRLVFTPAPPDTGVRFVRTDLPGAPAVPALACNVSDVRRGTTISLDGAEVHTVEHVLAAIRGCGLDNVVVELDANEPPVGDGSAVAYVRMIRSAGIEEQDAPRRELVLSEPVWVAKDNAAIAVIPAPEFRISYTMDFRHPTLPAQFVSFLLNEETFEREIAPGRTFCFYHEIEYLVSQGLIKGGSLECAVVIGDGVIYSKERLRFPDEFARHKVLDIIGDLCLVGTHLRAHVIAMRSGHELNVEVARKLAALAVRGKAPVRTHAQEGTVMDIQEIRRILPHRFPFLLVDRIVEVSGRERIVGIKNVTANEPFFTGHFPQRPVMPGVLIIEALAQTAGVLMLGTQENLGKLAFFMGIENAKFRKPVIPGDQLRLEVEVIRWKTKTGRVRGIARVDGKVAAEAELTFSFI
- the lpxA gene encoding acyl-ACP--UDP-N-acetylglucosamine O-acyltransferase, which translates into the protein MARIHPTAVVHPKAELAEGVEIGAYSIVGEHVRIGCGTTVGPHTVITGRTRIGARNRIFQFASIGEVNQDLKYRGEETRLVIGDDNTIREFVTMQIGTVTGRSETVVGSRNLFMVYCHVAHDCEIGDDCILANAATLAGHIRVENAAIIGGLVGIHQFCRVGTMAIIGGCSKVVQDIPPYMMADGHPARVCGVNLEGLRRRNLPRKAVAEIKAAHKTLFHSSLNVTQAVASLRSEYPASAYVGSIVGFIESSSRGIAR